The DNA region CACAGGCCGGACGCGGTGGTGCGGGGCCGGCACCGGCTCGGCCCAGCCGCGATCGCCGGCCGGAACGATGCGGCCCCCAAGGGGCCGAGGACAGTGGTGGAGCGGGCCATGCCGAAGGAGAGCGGGGAATGAAGGACGACCGGCCGGGGGGCTTCGACCTGGCGAAAATACTGGCGGAACGAGGCGAGGAGCGTTACGAGCTGCACGCCCGGCACCTCAACCATCAACTGCCGCGCATGCTCCGCACCCTCGGCTTCGACAAGGTCTACGAGCGGGCCCGGGGCGCGTACTTCTGGGACGCGGAGGGCAACGACTACCTGGACATGCTGGCCGGCTTCGGGGTGATGGGGCTCGGCCGGCACCATCCCGTCGTACGCCAGGCACTGCACGACGTCCTGGACGCCTCGCTGGCCGACCTCACCCGCTTCGACTGCCAGCCGCTGCCGGGACTGCTGGCCGAGAAGCTGCTCGCGCACAGCCCGCATCTGGACCGGGTGTTCTTCGGCAACAGCGGCACCGAGGCGGTCGAGACGGCGCTGAAGTTCGCCCGGTACGCCACCGGTAAGCCGAGGATCCTCTACTGCGCCCACGCCTTCCACGGGCTGACGACCGGTTCGCTCTCGGTCAACGGGGAGGACGGCTTCCGGGACGGCTTCGCACCTCTGCTGCCCGACACCGCGATCGCTCTGGGCGACCTGGACGCGCTGCGGCGCGAGCTGAAGCGGGGCGACGTGGCCGCGCTGATCGTGGAGCCCGTCCAGGGCAAGGGCGTCCACGCGGCGCCGCCCGGCTTCCTGCGGGAGGCCCAGGAACTGCTCCACCGGCACAAGGCGCTGCTCGTCGCCGACGAGGTGCAGACCGGCCTCGGCCGGACCGGCGACTTCTACGCCTACCAGCACGAGGAAGGCGTCGAACCCGACCTGGTCTGCGTGGCCAAGGCGCTTTCCGGCGGATACGTCCCGGTCGGCGCGACGCTCGGCAAGGAGTGGATCTTCAAGCGGGTCTACTCCTCGATGGACCGGGTCCTCGTCCACTCGGCCAGCTTCGGCTCCAACGCCCAGGCCATGGCGGCGGGACTCGCGGTGCTCGCGGTGATGGAGGACGAGGAGACCGTCGCGAACGCCCGCCGGACGGGGGACCTGCTGCGCGAGCGGCTCGCCGCGCTCGTCGGCCGCTACGAACTGCTGCACGAGGTGCGCGGCCGGGGGCTGATGATCGGCATCGAGTTCGGCCGCCCCTCGTCGCTGAAGCTCCGCAGCCGCTGGACGATGCTCCAGGCCGCCCGGAAGGGACTGTTCGCGCAGATGGTGGTCGTGCCGCTGTTGCAGAAGCACCGGATCCTGACGCAGGTCTCGGGCGACCACCTGGAAGTGATCAAACTGATCCCGCCCCTGATCATCGGAGAGCCGGAGGTGGACCGCTTCGTCACGGCCTTCACGGCCGTCATGGACGACGCGCACAGCGGCGGACTGATGTGGGACTTCGGCAGGAATCTGGTGAAGCAGGCGATGGCCAACCGCTGAAGGACTTACGCTTTGCCTTCCAGGCAACGAATTTGCCTGGGAGGAAAGTTCCTGGCTCAATAGGGGTATGAACCACCCTGAAGGAGCGGTGACCGACGAGGTTCCCGGCGTCGCCCCCCGCCTGCGGGAGCTGCGCCGTGACCGGGGCCTCACACTGGAGGCCGCCGCCCGGCGCGCCGGACTCTCCCCGGCGCACCTCTCGCGGCTCGAGACGGGTGGCCGCCAGCCCTCGCTGCCCATGCTGCTCGGGCTCGCCCGGATCTACGGTACGACGGTTTCCGGGCTTCTCGGTGAGACGCCGCCGGAACGTGACGCGATCGTCCGCAGCGGTCCTCTCGGTGGCCCTCTCGGCGGTTCGCCGGATGTCCGTGCCGCCGGGCGGGCCGAGGGCGACGGCTGGCGCTACCGCCAGGCGGGCGGGCCGGGCCGTGCCATGCAGGCGCTGCGTGTCCACGTGCCCTACGGCGCCCAGAGCGACCTCGTGCGGGTCCACCCCGGCGAGGAGTGGCTTTACGTGCTGGAAGGCCGGCTCAGGGTCGCCCTGGGGGAGACACTGCACGACCTCGAGGCCGGTGACAGCGCGCACTTCGACTCGCTCACCCCGCACCGGATCGCGGCACCCGACCGTGACGGCGCCCAGCTGCTCTTCGTCCACACCCTGCTCCAGAGCCCGGCCGCCGAGCTGTGCCTGGGCGGCGGGGTCCATCGGCTGTGAGGACCCCGCCGCCCTCGCGGAACCCCTTCGTCACCCTCCGGCCCGTGTGGGCGGAAGAGAGGACCGTCATGTCCGATTCAGAGAACTACGACCCGCTCACCCCGTACCGGCCGGACAGCAAGGAGACGCAGGAGCGCCGGATGCCGCGCGGAGTCGTGATCCGGCTCTTCGCCTACCTGGTGGCCGGACACGTCATCGCGGGCTTCCTCTACATCCTGTTCACCGTCGCCGGCGAAGGCTGACCCACAGGGTGCACGCGAGGTCCGGGTCGCACGAAGTCGCGGCCCGGGTTTCAGGCGTCCCCGACCGTTCAGGCGTCCCCGACCAGGCGCTCGCGCAGCTTCTCGCGCGTCCGGGGAGCGAGTTCCAGCCCTTCCTCCAGGTAGCGCTCCGTGCCGCCCCAGTTCTCCTCGATCGTGGCGAACGCGGCGTCGAGGTACTCGGCGCGCGCGCCGAAGAGCGGGTTGAGCAGTTCCCCCACCTCGTCCGACATGCCCGCGGCCGACGTGTCGCTGCGCCGTACCTCGTAGCGGCGGCGCGGGTCGTCGGACTTGAGGTAGTCGGCCTCGATGGCCTCCCTCTCCACGCCGACCGCCAGCAGCGAGACCGCGATCGACAGGCCGGCGCGGTCCTTGCCGGCGGCGCAGTGCATCAGCGCCGGCACGCTGTCCTCGGCCAGAGCGTGCAGTACCCGGCTGTGTTCGGCGGTGCGGTCGGTGATGATCGCCCGGTAGGAGGCGATCATGCGCTCCGTGCCCTTGCCGCCCGCGAGGAGCGAGCGCAGTTGCTCGATGTTCCCGTCGCGGACCAGCCGCCAGAACTCGGCGCCGTCCGCCGGGTCGGAGAGAGGGACGCTGACGTTCCGGACGCCGGGCAGCTCCACGTCGTATCCGTCGAGCTTGTGGTCGGCCGCGTTGCGGAAGTCGAAGACCGTGTGCAGGCCGAGCCCGGCCAGGAAGGCGGTGTCGGCCTCGGTGGCCCGTGCGAGATGGCCGCTGCGGTAGAGGCGCCCGTACCGCACCGTGCGGCCGTCGACGGTCGGGAGGCCGCCCACGTCGCGGAAGTTACGGACACCGGTGAGCTCGATGTCGGTCGACGGAACCTCTGGCAGCTGCGTCACAAGGACTCCTGGAGTGTCTGGCGTCGGCGCCGCTCGCCGACGAGGGCACGCTCGCGACGATACGACATGGGCTCATCGGACAAGCTGGTCGGCTTTACCTCCGATGTCCGTCGCCGGGGTGGCGGACCGGGATCCGCCGCATGTCCGTATTGAGTTGTTTGGTAGAACATGGCCCGCTTGTACGGGACATGAGGGGAGGCGGGTGAGCGGGATCATATCCGTGACGGTGTGTGGCGAAGCCGGAGGCGGCCATTCCGTACGGTGTGCGGAATGCCAAGATCCGTAATCCACGGAGTGTGACGGGAATTCCGGTGCGGAATTGGGCGGTGGATTCCAGGCCGTGTCCGGTGGCTTGTTCCCGGCCCGTCGGCTCGCTTAACGTCACCGTCAATCCGGACGGAACGCCTAATCCTGCCGCCGTCCGGAATCCGCACCGACCCACGTGTGGCAGGAGCGGGGGAACCAGGTAAGTCGCCGTCCGGATTCGTCCGGAATGGCTCGGGGTCAAGTCGCGTTCACCCGCGGCCGGGCATCTCCAGTCCGAACCCGACAGCTCACCTCGCAGGCGCCGGAGAGGAATCCCCCCATGCCCGCAAAGGGTAAGCACCGTCGTATCACGTCCGGTCCGATCACTCGTGGCGTCCTTGCCGCGGGGACCGGCGGCGCAGTCCTCGCTCTTCCGCTGCTGGGCGCCACCGGTGCGCACGCGGCGGAGCAGTCGGCGCCCGCCGCCAAGTCCGTCGCCACCGCCGCGCAGAGCGCGCCCGCCGCCTCCGCCGCGAAGAAGGCGAACACTCCGAAGACCTACTCCGTGGTCTCCGGTGACCACCTCTCGAAGATCGCGGCCGACCAGAAGCTCAAGGGCGGCTGGCAGAAGCTGTACCAGGACAACCGGGACGTCGTCGGCGACAACCCGAGCCTGATCTTCCCCGGCATGAAGCTGACCCTCGGCGCCAAGGCGTCCGGCGCGGCCGCTCAGACGGCCCCGTCGAAGGCCGCTCCGTCGAAGGCCGCTCCCTCCGAGGCCGCCCCGGCCAAGGCCCAGCCGGCCGCCGAGTCCGCGCCTGCGCCCAAGGCTTCGGCCCCGGCCCAGAACGCGGCCGCCGAGACCTCCCAGCCCGCCTCCGAGAGCGACAGCTCCGGCTGGGCGACCCCGGTGGCCGCCGCCGCCGTCACCACCCAGTACCGCGCCTCCGGCGCCAGCTGGTCCAGCGGCTACCACACCGGCTCCGACTTCCAGGCCGCCTCCGGCACCAGTGTCCGGGCCATC from Streptomyces sp. NBC_01754 includes:
- a CDS encoding aspartate aminotransferase family protein is translated as MKDDRPGGFDLAKILAERGEERYELHARHLNHQLPRMLRTLGFDKVYERARGAYFWDAEGNDYLDMLAGFGVMGLGRHHPVVRQALHDVLDASLADLTRFDCQPLPGLLAEKLLAHSPHLDRVFFGNSGTEAVETALKFARYATGKPRILYCAHAFHGLTTGSLSVNGEDGFRDGFAPLLPDTAIALGDLDALRRELKRGDVAALIVEPVQGKGVHAAPPGFLREAQELLHRHKALLVADEVQTGLGRTGDFYAYQHEEGVEPDLVCVAKALSGGYVPVGATLGKEWIFKRVYSSMDRVLVHSASFGSNAQAMAAGLAVLAVMEDEETVANARRTGDLLRERLAALVGRYELLHEVRGRGLMIGIEFGRPSSLKLRSRWTMLQAARKGLFAQMVVVPLLQKHRILTQVSGDHLEVIKLIPPLIIGEPEVDRFVTAFTAVMDDAHSGGLMWDFGRNLVKQAMANR
- a CDS encoding helix-turn-helix domain-containing protein; translated protein: MNHPEGAVTDEVPGVAPRLRELRRDRGLTLEAAARRAGLSPAHLSRLETGGRQPSLPMLLGLARIYGTTVSGLLGETPPERDAIVRSGPLGGPLGGSPDVRAAGRAEGDGWRYRQAGGPGRAMQALRVHVPYGAQSDLVRVHPGEEWLYVLEGRLRVALGETLHDLEAGDSAHFDSLTPHRIAAPDRDGAQLLFVHTLLQSPAAELCLGGGVHRL
- a CDS encoding DUF6126 family protein; protein product: MSDSENYDPLTPYRPDSKETQERRMPRGVVIRLFAYLVAGHVIAGFLYILFTVAGEG
- a CDS encoding tyrosine-protein phosphatase, which gives rise to MTQLPEVPSTDIELTGVRNFRDVGGLPTVDGRTVRYGRLYRSGHLARATEADTAFLAGLGLHTVFDFRNAADHKLDGYDVELPGVRNVSVPLSDPADGAEFWRLVRDGNIEQLRSLLAGGKGTERMIASYRAIITDRTAEHSRVLHALAEDSVPALMHCAAGKDRAGLSIAVSLLAVGVEREAIEADYLKSDDPRRRYEVRRSDTSAAGMSDEVGELLNPLFGARAEYLDAAFATIEENWGGTERYLEEGLELAPRTREKLRERLVGDA
- a CDS encoding M23 family metallopeptidase, whose translation is MPAKGKHRRITSGPITRGVLAAGTGGAVLALPLLGATGAHAAEQSAPAAKSVATAAQSAPAASAAKKANTPKTYSVVSGDHLSKIAADQKLKGGWQKLYQDNRDVVGDNPSLIFPGMKLTLGAKASGAAAQTAPSKAAPSKAAPSEAAPAKAQPAAESAPAPKASAPAQNAAAETSQPASESDSSGWATPVAAAAVTTQYRASGASWSSGYHTGSDFQAASGTSVRAIGAGTVVSAGWSGAYGNEIVIQHSDGMYSQYAHLSSLGVSAGQTVTGGQQIGLSGSTGNSTGPHLHFEVRTGPGYGSDVDPIAYLRSHGVSI